One Streptomyces sp. SAI-135 DNA segment encodes these proteins:
- a CDS encoding holo-ACP synthase: MSIIGVGIDVAEIERFAASLERTPGMARRLFLDSELMLPSGERRGVASLAARFAAKEALAKALGAPAGLHWTDAEVYVEDSGQPRLRVTGTVAARAAALGVRSWHVSLSHDAGVASAVVIAEG; encoded by the coding sequence ATGAGCATCATCGGGGTCGGTATCGACGTCGCCGAGATCGAGCGGTTCGCGGCGTCGCTGGAGCGTACGCCGGGGATGGCCCGGCGGCTGTTCCTGGACAGTGAGCTGATGCTGCCGAGCGGGGAGCGGCGCGGAGTCGCCTCGCTGGCCGCCCGGTTCGCCGCGAAGGAGGCCCTGGCCAAGGCGCTCGGGGCGCCGGCCGGGCTGCACTGGACCGATGCCGAGGTGTACGTGGAGGACAGCGGGCAGCCCCGGCTGCGGGTGACCGGGACCGTCGCCGCACGGGCGGCCGCGCTCGGGGTGCGGTCGTGGCACGTGTCGCTCAGTCATGACGCCGGGGTCGCCTCGGCCGTGGTGATCGCGGAGGGGTGA
- the alr gene encoding alanine racemase has protein sequence MNETATAPTAPLRARAEIDLAALRANVRTLRARASGAAVMAVVKSDAYGHGAVPCARAAVEAGARWLGTATPEEALALRKAGLPGRIMCWLWTPGGPWREAIEADLDVSVSGMWALRELVAAAREAGVPARVQLKADTGLGRGGCQPGGDWAELVAEALRAQSEGLLTVTGLWSHFACADEPGHPSIAAQLALFREMLAYAEGQGVRPEVRHIANSPATLTLPESHFDLVRTGIAVYGISPSPELGVPADFGLRPVMTLSASLALVKRVPGGHGVSYGHHYVTPGETTLGLVPVGYADGVPRHASGAGPVLVDGKWRTVAGRVAMDQFVVDLGGDEPPVGTRVVLFGPGDGGEPTAEDWAQAAGTIAYEIVTRIGTRVPRVHVNEEQAG, from the coding sequence ATGAACGAGACAGCAACTGCCCCGACCGCACCGCTGCGCGCCCGCGCCGAGATCGACCTGGCCGCGCTGCGTGCCAACGTGCGGACCCTGCGCGCCCGCGCGTCGGGAGCCGCCGTCATGGCCGTGGTCAAGTCCGACGCGTACGGCCACGGCGCGGTGCCCTGTGCCCGCGCCGCGGTCGAGGCGGGCGCGCGCTGGCTCGGCACCGCCACGCCGGAGGAGGCTCTGGCGCTGCGCAAGGCCGGGCTGCCGGGGCGGATCATGTGCTGGCTGTGGACGCCCGGCGGCCCCTGGCGGGAGGCCATCGAGGCCGACCTCGACGTGTCCGTCAGCGGGATGTGGGCGCTGCGCGAGCTCGTCGCGGCCGCCCGCGAGGCCGGCGTCCCCGCGCGCGTGCAGCTCAAGGCCGACACCGGACTCGGACGGGGCGGCTGCCAGCCGGGCGGGGACTGGGCAGAGCTGGTCGCCGAGGCCCTGCGCGCCCAGTCCGAAGGACTCCTGACGGTCACCGGCCTCTGGTCGCACTTCGCCTGCGCCGACGAGCCGGGGCACCCCTCCATCGCCGCCCAGCTCGCCCTCTTCCGGGAGATGCTGGCGTACGCCGAGGGTCAGGGCGTGCGCCCCGAGGTGCGGCACATCGCCAACTCGCCCGCCACGCTCACTCTCCCGGAGAGCCACTTCGACCTCGTCCGGACCGGCATCGCGGTGTACGGCATCTCGCCCAGCCCCGAGCTGGGCGTCCCCGCCGACTTCGGCCTGCGCCCGGTGATGACGCTGTCGGCGTCGCTCGCGCTCGTCAAGCGCGTGCCCGGCGGCCACGGCGTCAGCTACGGCCACCACTACGTCACCCCCGGCGAGACGACCCTCGGCCTGGTGCCCGTCGGCTACGCGGACGGCGTCCCGCGGCACGCCTCCGGCGCCGGACCGGTGCTGGTCGACGGCAAGTGGCGCACGGTCGCCGGGCGGGTCGCCATGGACCAGTTCGTGGTGGACCTCGGCGGCGACGAGCCCCCCGTCGGCACCCGGGTCGTGCTCTTCGGCCCCGGTGACGGGGGCGAGCCCACCGCGGAGGACTGGGCGCAGGCCGCGGGCACGATCGCTTACGAAATCGTGACCCGCATCGGAACGCGCGTTCCCCGCGTCCATGTGAATGAGGAACAAGCGGGGTAA
- the tsaE gene encoding tRNA (adenosine(37)-N6)-threonylcarbamoyltransferase complex ATPase subunit type 1 TsaE gives MEAVPRNPVETELTVTSPEQMRELGLKLAKLLRAGDLVMLSGELGAGKTTLTRGLGEGLGVRGAVTSPTFVIARVHPSLGDGPPLVHVDAYRLGGGLDEMEDLDLDVSLPESVIVVEWGEGKVEELTDDRLQVRIHRAVGDTADEVRHVTFTPVGERWASADLGVLTA, from the coding sequence ATGGAAGCAGTACCGCGCAACCCGGTTGAGACCGAGCTGACCGTCACCTCCCCCGAGCAGATGCGCGAGCTGGGCCTGAAGCTCGCCAAGCTGCTGCGCGCCGGGGACCTCGTGATGCTCAGCGGCGAGCTCGGCGCGGGCAAGACGACGCTGACCCGCGGACTCGGTGAGGGGCTCGGGGTGCGGGGGGCCGTCACCTCGCCGACCTTCGTGATCGCCCGGGTGCACCCGTCCCTGGGGGACGGACCGCCGCTGGTCCACGTGGACGCGTACCGCCTGGGCGGCGGGCTCGACGAGATGGAGGACCTCGACCTCGACGTCTCGCTGCCGGAGTCGGTGATCGTCGTGGAGTGGGGCGAGGGCAAGGTCGAGGAGCTGACCGACGACCGGCTCCAGGTGCGGATCCACCGCGCGGTCGGGGACACGGCCGACGAGGTGCGGCACGTGACGTTCACCCCGGTCGGTGAGCGGTGGGCGTCGGCCGACCTGGGTGTGCTCACGGCCTGA
- a CDS encoding M23 family metallopeptidase — MDEPNIRGTTRRELLGGAAVVLGSPVLGFRGDNPEPLEEEPGGNCGSDYDEEFEELLAAVEDVEVSDRSLAPAKWTRPIRKRARVTMRYGVRGNWLAGYHTGVDLAVPKGTPVYAVGSGVVVLASWSGSYGKAVTIKLSDSRYVVYAHLSRISVARGAKVKAGTRIGSSGATGRATGPHLHFEVRARRPYGSDIDPVKYLARHGLIL, encoded by the coding sequence ATGGATGAGCCAAATATACGCGGCACCACCCGGCGTGAACTGCTGGGAGGAGCGGCAGTCGTTCTGGGGAGTCCCGTTCTCGGTTTCCGCGGGGACAACCCGGAACCATTAGAGGAAGAGCCCGGCGGCAACTGCGGCAGCGACTACGACGAGGAGTTCGAGGAGCTGCTGGCGGCCGTCGAGGACGTCGAGGTCAGCGACCGTTCCCTCGCACCGGCCAAGTGGACTCGCCCCATCCGGAAACGGGCCAGGGTGACCATGCGCTACGGAGTGCGGGGAAACTGGCTGGCCGGTTACCACACCGGAGTGGATCTCGCGGTGCCGAAGGGAACCCCGGTGTACGCGGTGGGCAGCGGCGTCGTCGTCCTGGCCAGCTGGTCGGGGTCGTACGGAAAGGCCGTGACCATCAAGCTGAGCGATTCCCGCTACGTCGTCTACGCCCACCTGTCGCGCATCTCGGTCGCGCGCGGCGCCAAGGTCAAGGCCGGCACCCGGATCGGGAGCAGCGGCGCCACCGGCCGCGCCACCGGCCCGCACCTGCACTTCGAGGTGCGTGCCCGGCGCCCGTACGGCTCCGACATCGACCCGGTGAAGTACCTGGCCCGGCACGGTCTGATCCTGTGA
- a CDS encoding alpha/beta hydrolase codes for MSESSAEAVVDAAASVALASAAGAGAGWRRATGLAGAAIGVVAAGAAAGVAIERLTVGRGMRQKARLALDAAGPYGALRGTPGKAYADDGTELYYEVDDVDPEAGPALSPRRRRLFGRKAPAPVTVVFSHGYCLSQDSWHFQRAALRGVVRTVHWDQRSHGRSGRGVRQVQDGVPVDIDQLGQDLKAVIDAAVPQGPIVLVGHSMGGMTVMALADQYPELIRDRVVAVALVGTSSGRLGEVNFGLPVAGVNAVRRVLPGVLKALGQRADLVEKGRRATADLFAGIIKRYSFASRDVDPAIVRFAERMIEGTPIDVVAEYYPAFDNHDKTAALAHFADKPVLVLAGVGDMVTPSEHSEAIASLLPEAELVLVPDAGHLVMLEHPEVVTDRLADLLTRAGAVPAGATVGGYGSSTAQPG; via the coding sequence GTGAGCGAGAGCAGTGCGGAGGCCGTCGTCGACGCCGCCGCCTCGGTGGCCCTCGCCTCCGCGGCGGGGGCGGGCGCCGGCTGGCGCCGGGCGACCGGCCTCGCGGGGGCCGCGATAGGCGTGGTCGCCGCTGGGGCCGCGGCGGGCGTGGCCATCGAGCGGCTCACCGTCGGGCGCGGCATGCGGCAGAAGGCGCGGCTCGCCCTCGACGCGGCCGGCCCGTACGGCGCACTGCGCGGCACCCCCGGCAAGGCGTACGCCGACGACGGCACCGAGCTGTACTACGAGGTCGACGACGTCGACCCGGAGGCGGGTCCCGCGCTGTCCCCGCGGCGCCGCAGGCTGTTCGGGCGCAAGGCCCCCGCGCCGGTCACCGTCGTCTTCAGCCACGGCTACTGCCTCAGCCAGGACTCCTGGCACTTCCAGCGCGCGGCGCTCAGGGGCGTCGTACGGACCGTGCACTGGGACCAGCGCAGCCACGGCCGGTCCGGGCGGGGGGTGCGGCAGGTGCAGGACGGGGTGCCGGTCGACATCGACCAGCTCGGCCAGGACCTGAAGGCCGTCATCGACGCGGCCGTCCCGCAGGGGCCGATCGTGCTCGTCGGGCACTCCATGGGCGGGATGACCGTCATGGCACTGGCCGACCAGTACCCCGAGCTGATCCGCGACCGGGTGGTCGCGGTGGCCCTGGTCGGCACGTCGTCCGGGCGGCTCGGCGAGGTCAACTTCGGGTTGCCCGTCGCCGGCGTCAACGCCGTGCGGCGGGTGCTGCCGGGCGTCCTCAAGGCGCTGGGGCAGCGGGCCGACCTGGTGGAGAAGGGGCGCCGGGCCACCGCCGACCTGTTCGCCGGGATCATCAAGCGCTACTCCTTCGCCTCCCGGGACGTCGACCCGGCCATCGTCCGGTTCGCCGAACGGATGATCGAGGGCACCCCCATCGACGTGGTCGCCGAGTACTACCCGGCGTTCGACAACCACGACAAGACCGCCGCCCTCGCCCACTTCGCGGACAAGCCGGTGCTCGTCCTCGCCGGGGTCGGCGACATGGTCACGCCCAGCGAGCACAGCGAGGCCATCGCCTCCCTGCTGCCGGAGGCGGAACTGGTGCTCGTCCCCGACGCCGGGCACCTGGTCATGCTGGAACACCCGGAAGTGGTCACCGACCGCCTCGCCGACCTCCTCACCCGCGCGGGTGCGGTGCCCGCAGGGGCTACCGTTGGCGGTTATGGAAGCAGTACCGCGCAACCCGGTTGA
- a CDS encoding NAD(P)H-hydrate dehydratase, with translation MRTAYNVETVRAAERELMARLPDGALMQRAAAGLAAACADLLGRVYGRRVVLLVGSGDNGGDALYAGARLARRGAGVAAVLLAPGRAHSAGLAALRRAGGRAVGVEGAERLIEGADLLLDGIVGIGGKGGLRPDAARLAEVADRSRAAVVAVDLPSGVDADTGEVRGAAVRADLTVTFGTHKPGLLIDPAREYAGSVRLVDIGLGAVLPDAAELEALQHADVRRLLPVPTGESDKYRRGVVGIAAGSARYPGAAVLAVYGALRGGAGAVRYVGPAADAVIARFPETLVSDRGPKKAGRVQAWVAGPGAGDDASAVGEVLASDVPVLIDADGLRLADRDAVRARTAPTLMTPHAGEAAALLGVPREEVEGARLASARELAGRYGATVLLKGSTTLVADAGGGAVRVNPTGTAWLATAGSGDVLSGLAGSLLASGLSALDAGSAAAYLHGLAGRFAADGAPVGAHDVAEAVPAAWRDVTDA, from the coding sequence ATGCGTACTGCGTACAACGTGGAGACGGTCAGGGCCGCCGAGCGGGAGTTGATGGCACGGCTTCCGGACGGCGCGCTGATGCAGCGGGCGGCGGCCGGGCTGGCCGCGGCCTGTGCCGACCTGCTGGGGCGGGTGTACGGCCGCAGGGTCGTGCTGCTCGTCGGAAGCGGCGACAACGGCGGGGACGCCCTGTACGCGGGCGCGCGCCTGGCGCGGCGGGGCGCCGGAGTGGCCGCCGTACTGCTCGCGCCCGGACGCGCCCACTCCGCGGGGCTGGCCGCGCTGCGGCGGGCCGGGGGGCGGGCCGTGGGAGTCGAGGGTGCCGAGCGGCTGATCGAGGGGGCCGATCTGCTGCTCGACGGGATCGTGGGGATCGGCGGCAAGGGCGGCCTGCGGCCCGACGCCGCCCGGCTGGCCGAGGTGGCCGACAGGTCCCGGGCCGCCGTCGTCGCCGTCGACCTGCCGAGCGGCGTCGACGCCGACACGGGGGAGGTGCGGGGAGCGGCCGTACGGGCCGACCTGACCGTCACGTTCGGGACGCACAAGCCGGGGCTGCTGATCGATCCCGCGCGGGAGTACGCCGGGTCGGTGCGGCTCGTCGACATCGGGCTGGGGGCCGTCCTGCCCGACGCGGCCGAACTGGAGGCGCTGCAACACGCAGACGTACGGCGGCTGTTGCCCGTGCCGACCGGGGAGAGCGACAAGTACCGGCGAGGAGTCGTCGGGATCGCCGCCGGCTCCGCGCGGTACCCGGGCGCCGCCGTGCTCGCCGTGTACGGGGCGCTGCGGGGCGGCGCCGGGGCCGTACGGTACGTCGGGCCCGCCGCGGACGCCGTGATCGCCCGCTTCCCCGAGACGCTCGTCTCCGACCGGGGGCCGAAGAAGGCCGGACGGGTGCAGGCGTGGGTCGCCGGACCGGGAGCCGGGGACGACGCCTCGGCCGTGGGCGAGGTGCTGGCCTCGGACGTGCCGGTGCTCATCGACGCGGACGGGCTGCGGCTCGCCGACCGGGACGCCGTACGCGCGCGTACCGCGCCGACCCTCATGACCCCGCACGCCGGGGAGGCCGCCGCGCTCCTCGGGGTGCCGCGCGAGGAGGTCGAGGGAGCCCGGCTGGCCTCGGCGCGGGAACTCGCCGGGCGCTACGGCGCGACCGTGCTGCTCAAGGGCTCGACCACGCTGGTCGCCGACGCGGGCGGCGGGGCCGTACGCGTGAACCCGACCGGCACGGCATGGCTGGCCACCGCGGGCAGCGGGGACGTCCTGTCCGGCCTCGCGGGGTCCCTCCTCGCGTCCGGGCTCAGCGCCCTGGACGCCGGCAGCGCGGCCGCGTACCTGCACGGCCTCGCCGGCCGGTTCGCGGCGGACGGGGCGCCGGTGGGAGCCCACGACGTGGCCGAGGCGGTCCCGGCGGCCTGGCGGGACGTCACGGATGCCTGA